The window TATCGTCCTGGTCAAGTGGCTGCTGCTTCCGCAAAACGCGCTGCTGTGGGCTGGCGCGGCCTATGGGGCATGGCGGACGCCTCGGTTCGCTCTGCCGCCCCTGGCGTGCGCGCTGGCAATCGGGGCGGTCTACATGGCCGCCACCCCGACCTACCTCGAGTACTTCGTTCAGGTCATGCCTTTTCTGCTTCTCGCCGCGGTGCCGGCGGTGGCGACTTTACTGCGGCGGCGGGCGCTGTTGGCAGCGGTGGCAGCCGTTTACCTGGTCGGCCTCGTCGTGGCGCGCCGCACCGCACCGGACGACACCGGGCGCGGGGAGAAGGATCGTCTCTGGAACCTGACGACCGTACAGGAGGTGGCGCGGCACATCGAGGAGCATACGGCCGAGGGCGATCGGATCCTGTCCTGGTGGGAGGGGTACCCGTGGCTGGCGCATCGGCAGGGGTACCTTGGCGTTGGCTTCTGGGAAGCCAACGCGGCGCGCAAGGTCGCGCCGGAGGCCCGGGAACGTTACCACCTCCTGCACCGTGACGACGTGCGCACGCTGGTCGAGCGGGGCGCGCCGCGCATGGTCGTCGTTCCCGACGGCGTATGGAACGACCTGCAGGCGGGTCTCGACGCCAACTACGCACCGGCGGTGCGCTTCGGGGCGATTCAGGTGTTCGACCGGCGGAGGCAGGAATGACGCGGTGGCGGCGAAGACGATGGGCGGCGGGGGCTGCCGCTGCCATCGGGGTTGTGGCGATACTGGTGGGCGGCGCCGAAGCGGCCTTGCGCCTGCTGGCGCCGCAGGGGCAGATGGATATGTTTGCGCCTGACGCGCGGCTCGGATTTCGTTTGACGCCGAACTTCCGGGGCGAGATCTCGATCGGTTCGGAGCGCTTGCCCATAGAGGTCAACTCCTTGGGCCTGCGGAACCGGGAGATCGGTCCGCGCCGGTCGGGCGCATTGCGGTTGTTGGTCCTCGGGGACTCGTTCGTATTCGGCTACGGGGTGTCCGCCGATGCGACGCTCGCGGCCGTGCTCGAGCGGATGTTGGTGCCGCCGGAAGGCTGCACCGCAGTCGAGGTCGTGAATGGCGGCGTGCCCCGTTACGGAACCGTGCAGGAGATCGGGTTGTTCGAGGCCACTGCGGACGACGTGCGGCCGGACCTGGTGCTGCTGGGGGTCTTCGTCGGTAACGATGCGATAGATAATCTCGCCGTGGATCGGAGCGTTGGGGCCGGCGAGGCGCCGCTGGGGGCGTGGATCGAGTGGGTCCGCGTGCGGAGTCGACTGTACGCCTGGGCCCGGCGACAGCGGCATGCGGCGGCCGACCGGCGCGGAGAGCTGCAGCGGCAGGTGGTGGGTGTGCACGGAGTCGATCCTCCGGCCGAACTCACGCGGGGTCTGGGGATCACCGAGACAGCCATCGCGCGACTTGCGAAGCTTGCCGGCGGGCGGGGGATTCCTTTCGGTGTGGTTCTCATACCGTCGGCGGCGCAGGTACATCCGGAACGGTGGGCGGCGCTACTCCGCGAGTACGGCGATGCGGCCACGACCTATGACGTGCGGGAGCCCAACCGGAGACTTGCGGCGTTTGCCGCGGCTCACGGTGTGCCGCTCCTCGACCTAACGCCGGCGCTGACTGCGGCGCGCAACGAGCCGCTCTACTCCGTGTTGCATTGGACGGCGCGGGGGCATGCGGTCGCGGCTGCTGCGGTGGCGGAGTTTCTGAGCGACAGCGATCTGTTGGCGCAGGCAGGGCAGGTGGCGCGGAAATGGGAACCGCAGGATGCGGTGGCGCCGGTGTGCAGGACGGAGGCGGCGATATGACGGTGGCGGTGCGCTCGACATGGCGGCGTTGGCTGTCGGTCGGGGCGGTGTGTGCCGGGCTCGTGGTTGGGCTGGCACTGGGCGGTGAGCTCGTGGTGCGGGTGTTCTTCCCGCAGGAGCACCTGCCGCCGGGTATTTTCGTGTCGGACCCCAACCTCGGCTACCGCGTGGCTCGCAACTACGAAGGCGAACACGTCACGCGAACCTTCACGGTGCCGCTGCGGACCAACTCACTGGGGTTGCGCGACCGCGAGTATGGCCCGCCGGGCCCGGACACGCTCCGCATATATTTCCTTGGCGACTCCTTCATTTTCGGGAACCGCGTGCCATTGGAGGACACGGTCACCAAGGTGCTCGAACGGCAACTCG of the Candidatus Binatia bacterium genome contains:
- a CDS encoding GDSL-type esterase/lipase family protein; translation: MTRWRRRRWAAGAAAAIGVVAILVGGAEAALRLLAPQGQMDMFAPDARLGFRLTPNFRGEISIGSERLPIEVNSLGLRNREIGPRRSGALRLLVLGDSFVFGYGVSADATLAAVLERMLVPPEGCTAVEVVNGGVPRYGTVQEIGLFEATADDVRPDLVLLGVFVGNDAIDNLAVDRSVGAGEAPLGAWIEWVRVRSRLYAWARRQRHAAADRRGELQRQVVGVHGVDPPAELTRGLGITETAIARLAKLAGGRGIPFGVVLIPSAAQVHPERWAALLREYGDAATTYDVREPNRRLAAFAAAHGVPLLDLTPALTAARNEPLYSVLHWTARGHAVAAAAVAEFLSDSDLLAQAGQVARKWEPQDAVAPVCRTEAAI